ttttgtagatacagactaacacggctaccccccgatacttgacacaGAATATGATTATTTATAGTACAAGAACAAAAGTCGTGGTTAGCTGCATATAGACCCGATGGAATAACCTGGCTAAGGGTCAGGATTCTTGTGATAATTCCACATTAGTAAATATTTCCACAGCTGTTGACAGTCATATCTTGACTAATGAATATTGTTTTATAAATGTTATGAGTTAATTGACATTATAGTTAGCATTATTAGTTCTGTGTCATTTTCTCATCTATTACTTATCCAAGTGTGAGCCCTGCCTTCCAGAGGGAATCAATGAAGACATCCTAATTGATCAGAAGAAAGTACAACTGCACAAAGTGTGCACAGTTGAAATGTTTACAAAAAACATATGGTGTATAATTATTTTCTTAAGAGAAATATTTTGGCTTTCTTGGAATTATTCAGTTGGAATATAACTGAGTAATAAAGTTCAATTTGAATATACATTtgagtaaagaaaaaaatgttaactCTGTATCCAAAAACATGTTTAGatgcttgttttttaaataatgttgacATGTAAAGTAAGCTATGCGTGTTTATAGACCTTGTACAATAATGAAGTTTTCAGATTTTGAAAAATACCTCTCTTTAGTTGTGTCCAGATTTAAAACAGAGATTTCATAACGGTAGCACATTGTGACAGGAGTGACTCAATCCGTCACAACGGCCGACCCTGACCTGAAGATGGAAAAACAAGAGGTAGCAAATTGTTATAGGGCAGCTAAAAAGAACACCCCAGACGTCAGTAGCTGCTACAAGTAGCCAAATCTGTCGGGAGCAGTTTTTGACATTGCACCTGCCCCACTAGGGCACCTGGGTGGCACCCAGTGTGGCGTGACCCACAGAGCTGGCTTGAGGAATCCCACcccagagggaaggggaggggctggcttgTCGCATGGGAGGGAAGCGCTCTGGGGACTAAAGGAGGGTCCCAGCAGGGGCAGCCTGCCCAGGGACCGTGATGGGGAAAAGGGGCAGACAGAGCAGGGGGTAGTAGGGATGGGGGTGCGCACAGCCACTGGCATGGGGGGgccaaatgggggtgggggaatgggtaGGTTCACAGAGGAGTTGCAGGGactccctgaaatagagggggctgggagggtggCATGCAGGTAGCAtatgggaagggggatggagggatgccaGGAACCCCCAGGGTGTGCAGTGAGCTCAGCCTGCAGATGCTACAAATGTGTGACCCCTAGTTAGTGGGATTAACCTATGGGACTCCCTGCCATGTTATTCGATGGGGTTCACCagtgggactccctgccacttGGCTATCAGTGGGGTTCACCGTTGGGACGCCCCTCTAAATCCAGAACTCAGACACACCATTTATGATTCTTTATTCTGACTTTTCCCCACTGTGACTAGTGCTGGACAgacccagccctggccctgaaGAGCCATGAGATGCCGAGGGGAGGAACTGAGGATCTAGTAACCAGGGTGAGATGGGGCCCAGCCCTTTGGCTGTGATGCTCAACCCAGGCCAGAGCAAGTCCCAGGAGGAGCTGTGCCCCTCACGCCCGTCGCAGTCGGGTGCTGCTTTCCTGTCATGGTTCCTGCCTCAGGCTGACAGGGTAGCAGGGTGATCCATATCCACCATGCACAGGGTCGCTGTGCTGCACACAGTGTGCCATGGCCGTCTTCAGGCAGCGGTAGCAGAACGCCATGCAGTACTCCAGGCATGCCACCAGGGGAAAGCCTAGCTCAGTGTGGCTCACCAGGGTGTGGCACTCGGGACAGGCCCGCAGCAAGGGGCAGCCATGGACAGACGATCCCGAGGCCCGGATCTCCGGGGCGTTGTACAGCACGGCCTGTAGGAGGCACTGGGACGAGGGGTCCTTCCAGTCCATGTGGCAGCCCCAACAGAAGCAGTACAGCTCCCCGGcccgctgggagcagggcaggcagggggtgcgtggGGTCCCTGGGTCCAGGACCTGGACGAGCACTGAGGGGAGATATGGGAAGCATTGACTACTAGGGTGTGATAGTCTATTCCCTCAAGCTCTGAGCTCTCTGTATCCCAGTACTAAGGCTCCCAGCCCAGTCAGTCGGAGACCCTACCCCAAAACCCTATAAAAGGGGATTTAACAATTGTAGCCTGTGTCAGAAGGGTATTGGCTGGGAATTTCCTtcgtttttattttaatttagtatCTATTACCTGTCAATCCATCCATCCCAATATATAATCCTCAATCCAGCCAGCCATCCCCGTCCatatccatctatccatccatccccatgcccatctgtgatgttattgacatgaattgtgaccatatagatcattgttgcaaccaggtcCAATAGTTGCACataatcttgtacaaaggaggtcaaataGGGTGTCTATGGagaggttgtaatttgctggttatgattatgctgtctgtatgtctgtatcatttttgtatttgaagtatgaatattggctacgtactcgtatctcaatgtgtttgattctaggtaacatcagtgaagcatttggtcagcttcttgagaaagcaCTATTCtaagtaagtgcccaatcaagaaacacttaactgacaatggaccttgggagattccaatccacatctgaggagccttcctgggaacgttcaaggtagcatgtgagcaatggctgccgcctgcaaactgagtcatgcatggacatgtgacttgcccatgtgactccaaactccatcttgctgctgtgattttccacagtaagaacaaagggtccttccacatggcagaggatataaaaggccctgggaacccctccattttgtcttcagtcctgcttcttacctctggaggaactgtgcttgaaactgaagctctgaacgacccatccaagctgggatgtttgtactccagagacctggttggtataaatcagcagtaatcccatcaagcctgaaacaagcctgaactaagaacttcgcaattgttgtatgtagttgattccatttaaccaattttatctctcatctatatttctttctttttatgaataaacctttagattttagattctaaaggattggcaacagcgtgatttgtgggtaagatctgactggtatattgacctgggtctggggcttggtcctttgggattgggagaatcttttttcttttactggggtgttggttttcataaccattcatccccataaggagtggtgctggtggtgatactgggaaactggagtgtctgagggaattgcttgtatgacttctggttagccagtggggtgaaaccgaagtcctctctgttggGCTGGTTTGCTGTgcccttgggggagggatagctcagtggtttgagcattggcctgctaaacccagggttgtgagttcaatccttgagggggccacttagggatctggggcaaaaatcagtacttggtcctgctagtgaaggcagggggctggactcgatgacctttcagggtcccttccagttctaggagatcggatatctccatatattattattattattaataatggtaaaggagccccagccttgggctgtaactgccctgctctaagcaatttgtcctcaattgatactctcagtagtgtcccaccAAAGGTCGCTTTGTTACagcatccccatacacatctatcCTTGGGCTgctctctgcaaccccagtaccctttccggcctttaacaaggcctgcagcctggggggtttccaggctggagctcccccagctcctctacccttcccccagccctgctccactttaggtactcTGTTCAgctcctcagcagccaggcccttctccctcagcAAGCTAGAGAGAGACTTTTTGCTCCTAgaccactgccctcttataagggccagctgggccctgattggggcgtggccacatCTGAGgatgcttccccaatcagcctttccccagccacagccctctccagggctgcttttaagccctccaggcaggagcagggtgaccaccctgctacaccatccatccccgtacacatccatccatccacccacaccCCATACACATTCCCATCCCAATACATGTCCTTCCATTCATCCGCATCCCCATCCACATCCCAaaacacatccatccatccccatccaaaTCCATCCTCATCCACATCCCCCATCCATCCAACCATCCATCCAAATATACAatcctctatccatccatccccatacacatcacCATCCgcatacacatccatccatccccatcccatATATCCATCCAAATATACAatcctctatccatccatccatccccatccccctacacatccatccatccatccccagccCATACACATTTCCATtcccatacacatccatccattcatcccaaTCCCCATCCCATATACAatcctctatccatccatccccatccatctatccatccattgCCATCCCCATGCACATCCCCATACACAGCCATCCATCCCAATATACAatcctctatccatccatccccatccatctatccatccattgCCATCCCCATCcagccatccatccccatacacatccccATCTCCATCCGCATACACATCCCCATATATatccccatccccatacacatccatctatccatccccagcCCATACACATCCCCATATACATCCAtgcatctatccccatacacatatTCACAATGCCTTGAGtcctgatagccctggtgggggTCAAAGCAGCCCCCCCCTTGTCTCAGATCCCCCCTCTCCAAAGCCCCTGGATCCAGCCCATGACATGGGGCACTGCAGGGCTCCCCCTGGGAGTTAAGGTCCCTCCCCCACAGACCAGCTGCCAGTCCCAGGCAGTGATAGCAGAATGGGAACCCACATTCAGGGCATACCACCAGGGGGCAGCCTTTCCCAATGTTGCTCAGGAGGGCGTGGCAACAGGGACAGGCCTGCAGCGAGGGGTGGCTGTCGATGGACAATCTTGGGGGCATCATGCAGCATGGCCTGTAGGGGGCATCACGAGTCAGCATTGGATGAGGGGTCCCTCCATTCCGTGCCGCAGCCCCAGCAGAAGCAGTACAGCCCCCTGGCCCGCTGGGAGcaaggcaggcagggggtgcgcaGGATCCTGGGGTCCAGGGGCTGGATGAGGTGCTGGCAGCGCAGGCACTGGAGGGCAGAATGAGGGCGTGTTAGCTACTGAGACTCCACCCCACATCCCAGCCTGAGCCAGATCCAGCCGGGGGGATCAGGTCCCCCTCACTTTCCCCAGGACTCACCTGGCGGTAActgcccctgaccccctcctgtgccagGATTTGGGCCTCCAACGTGGCCTGGTCCTTGTCCAAGAAGAGCCCGAGTTTGCACAGCTCCGGCCAGAGCCAAGGGGTGTCCGGGCAGCGTGGGTAGCGGAATGAGGTGAGGCCCTGAATGGGAATGAGGGGACCTGGATCAGCCACCAATTCTCTCCTGCGGCCCCCAGCCACCCacctaccccacccccatccctccccaactGCCTTCCTCCTTAACCCCCCAGaactctcctcccctctgctggCACCCCCCAACaacttcccctccccatcactcCCTCAACTGGCCCCAAAATCTGCTCTGAAAATCCAGCCTTCCCACTCTCCTCGACTCCTCCCTCCTGCAACCCCCCGCCACGCCCACCTACccgtgcccggggggggggcggcgttTACCTGGTCCAGCAACACCCACACCCATCCCCGCAGCCCAGCTGCGCTCACCCAATGTCCTCACAGCAccccaggggaccccccaccaccacctggaggaagagagggggaggggtgaaacaGGGCCCCATCCTCCTGGGAGCTCAGCTGCTCCATCCCTTCCCAAGGGATGACCCCAAAGGGCCTCCCAGGGG
Above is a window of Chrysemys picta bellii isolate R12L10 chromosome 20, ASM1138683v2, whole genome shotgun sequence DNA encoding:
- the LOC103307036 gene encoding uncharacterized protein LOC103307036 isoform X1, with the protein product MLTRDAPYRPCCMMPPRLSIDSHPSLQACPCCHALLSNIGKGCPLVVCPECLMGLLLIYTNQVSGVQTSQLGWVVQSFSFKHSSSRVLVQVLDPGTPRTPCLPCSQRAGELYCFCWGCHMDWKDPSSQCLLQAVLYNAPEIRASGSSVHGCPLLRACPECHTLVSHTELGFPLVACLEYCMAFCYRCLKTAMAHCVQHSDPVHGGYGSPCYPVSLRQEP
- the LOC103307036 gene encoding uncharacterized protein LOC103307036 isoform X2; amino-acid sequence: MLTRDAPYRPCCMMPPRLSIDSHPSLQACPCCHALLSNIGKGCPLVVSGVQTSQLGWVVQSFSFKHSSSRVLVQVLDPGTPRTPCLPCSQRAGELYCFCWGCHMDWKDPSSQCLLQAVLYNAPEIRASGSSVHGCPLLRACPECHTLVSHTELGFPLVACLEYCMAFCYRCLKTAMAHCVQHSDPVHGGYGSPCYPVSLRQEP